In the Astatotilapia calliptera chromosome 5, fAstCal1.2, whole genome shotgun sequence genome, one interval contains:
- the tcf15 gene encoding transcription factor 15, producing the protein MAFTMLRPVSTHPFSYPADLTLMSDDEEGNRSESDGSTDQGYGRESGGVVVGQRNVANARERHRTQNVNTAFTALRTLIPTEPVDRKLSKIETLRLASSYISHLANVLVVGDGREGEQPCLSAVYREVKGGGQGKQPRTICTFCLSNQRKGVKDRRDCVKMHGNSVRQLSRR; encoded by the exons ATGGCTTTCACTATGCTGAGACCCGTCTCCACGCACCCTTTCTCTTACCCCGCGGACCTAACCTTGATGTCGGACGACGAGGAAGGGAACCGCAGCGAGAGTGACGGCAGCACCGATCAGGGGTACGGGCGGGAGTCCGGTGGAGTTGTAGTCGGACAGCGGAACGTTGCCAACGCCAGAGAGAGACACCGGACCCAGAACGTCAACACAGCCTTCACGGCGCTGCGGACGCTCATCCCCACCGAGCCGGTGGACAGAAAACTCTCCAAAATCGAGACGCTGCGCCTGGCATCCAGCTATATTTCTCACCTGGCCAACGTGCTGGTGGTAGGAGACGGAAGAGAGGGCGaacagccgtgcctgagtgctGTGTACAGAGAAGTGAAGGGGGGTGGGCAGGGCAAACAGCCCCGGACTATCTGCACATTCTGCCTCAGCAACCAGCGCAAAGGG GTGAAGGACAGACGAGACTGTGTGAAAATGCATGGAAACAGTGTGAGACAGCTAAGTCGACGATGA
- the LOC113023052 gene encoding casein kinase II subunit alpha — MSGPVPSRARVYTEVNTHRPREYWDYESHVVEWGNQDDFQLVRKLGRGKYSEVFEAINITNNEKVVVKILKPVKKKKIKREIKILENLRGGPNIISLIDIVKDPVSRTPALVFEHVNNTDFKQLYQTLTDYDIRFYMYEILKALDYCHSMGIMHRDVKPHNVMIDHEHRKLRLIDWGLAEFYHPGQEYNVRVASRYFKGPELLVDYQMYDYSLDMWSLGCMLASMIFRKEPFFHGHDNYDQLVRIAKVLGTEDLYDYIDKYNIELEPRFNDILGRHSRKRWERFVHSENQHLVSPEALDFLDKLLRYDHQARLTAREAMDHPYFFPIGKDQSRVTGSANLPSGNPAVSTANMITGISALPASTALGPLTGSPVLSAATNALSTPVPAAAGAPQ, encoded by the exons ATGTCAGGACCCGTGCCAAGCCGGGCCCGAGTGTACACAGAGGTCAACACTCACCGGCCAAGGGAGTACTGGGACTATGAGTCCCATGTGGTTGAATGGGG AAACCAGGATGATTTTCAGTTAGTGCGGAAGTTAGGACGTGGCAAGTACAGTGAAGTCTTTGAGGCAATCAACATCACCAATAACGAGAAGGTTGTGGTGAAGATACTCAAG cctgtaaagaaaaagaaaataaagcgtGAAATTAAGATTCTGGAGAACCTGCGTGGAGGTCCTAACATAATCTCTCTAATTGATATAGTGAAAGACCCTGTA TCCCGAACACCTGCCTTAGTCTTtgaacatgttaacaacacagaCTTCAAG CAACTATACCAGACCCTGACGGACTATGATATTCGATTCTACATGTATGAGATCCTCAAG GCTCTGGATTACTGCCATAGCATGGGAATAATGCATAGAGATGTGAAGCCACATAATGTGATGATAGATCATGAGCACCGTAAG CTGCGTCTTATTGACTGGGGTCTGGCTGAGTTTTACCATCCAGGACAGGAGTACAATGTCAGAGTTGCATCTCGCTACTTTAAAGGACCCGAACTTTTGGTGGACTATCAG ATGTATGACTACAGCCTCGATATGTGGAGCTTGGGCTGTATGCTGGCATCCATGATCTTCAGAAAGGAACCTTTCTTTCATGGTCATGACAATTATGACCAG TTGGTGAGAATAGCCAAGGTGCTGGGGACAGAAGACCTCTACGACTACATAGACAAATACAACATTGAGCTGGAACCTCGCTTCAATGACATTCTTGGCAG GCATTCTCGTAAGCGGTGGGAGCGATTTGTCCATAGTGAGAACCAGCACCTGGTCAGCCCCGAGGCTCTGGATTTCCTAGACAAACTGCTGCGCTACGACCACCAGGCCAGACTCACTGCCCGCGAGGCCATGGATCACCCATACTTCT TCCCTATTGGGAAAGATCAGTCTCGTGTGACCGGATCAGCCAACCTACCCAGTGGGAACCCTGCTGTTAGCACAGCAAACATGATAACTG GTATCTCTGCCTTGCCAGCCTCTACTGCCCTGGGGCCTCTCACTGGCTCACCTGTCCTATCTGCTGCCACCAATGCCCTGAGCACCCCGGTGCCCGCTGCTGCTGGCGCCCCACAGTGA